In Nocardioides sp., the following proteins share a genomic window:
- a CDS encoding TetR family transcriptional regulator C-terminal domain-containing protein, whose protein sequence is MNGATTGAGGSLGGRTRRRVEVRLDEILNVTLAEIERVGLASVRVSDVAQALGVSTGLVFYHFNTRDELVAQAFSHAVELDLVRMRKAAAKAHDAAARVRAVLRTSGPTGSAAGWRLWVDGWALAQREPHVAAELRRLAGEYRAELQAAIEAGVAAGDLRCPDPASSAARLGALLDGMSVAVTVQRSMTRKQLRQWMEEAVDRELGLG, encoded by the coding sequence ATGAACGGGGCGACGACGGGTGCGGGGGGCAGTTTGGGGGGGCGCACCCGCCGTCGCGTCGAGGTCCGGCTCGACGAGATCCTGAACGTGACGTTGGCCGAGATCGAACGCGTGGGACTGGCGTCTGTACGCGTCTCGGACGTCGCTCAGGCGCTCGGCGTCAGCACCGGACTGGTCTTCTATCACTTCAACACCCGAGACGAACTCGTCGCGCAGGCGTTCAGTCATGCGGTCGAACTCGACCTGGTGCGGATGCGCAAAGCGGCCGCCAAGGCACACGACGCGGCCGCTCGGGTACGCGCCGTGCTGCGTACGTCCGGCCCGACCGGCAGTGCCGCGGGCTGGAGACTGTGGGTGGATGGCTGGGCCCTGGCCCAGCGTGAGCCGCATGTGGCTGCCGAGTTGCGGCGGCTCGCGGGTGAATACCGTGCCGAGTTGCAGGCTGCGATCGAGGCGGGAGTGGCTGCTGGCGACCTGCGGTGTCCCGATCCGGCCTCCAGTGCGGCTCGACTCGGTGCGCTCCTGGATGGGATGTCCGTTGCGGTCACAGTGCAACGTTCGATGACGCGCAAGCAACTGCGCCAGTGGATGGAAGAGGCAGTCGACCGCGAGTTGGGGTTGGGGTGA
- a CDS encoding aminomethyltransferase family protein gives MIRTTPFHERLVEFNDQHLFTHWQGTLSPLRYTHAPKHEYFAVRNSVGIFDTSPLFKYRLTGPDAAAFLAAVVVRDLATLQAGHAAYTLWCDERGYVMEDGVVFRKGDEYLLTSARPAYAWLEGHRNGRRVEIEDVTDEYAMLAVQGPRSRTVLESLMPQVTKLGYFGLAEAKIGKAKVTVSRTGYTGDLGYEVTVHKDDAIAVLDAILAAGQGHGLRPFGEEALNMLRIEAGLPLVDVEWHDSRTAWNDSQRVTPKELGQGWMLKGVRDGSRRFVGSEAIRRELVDATSRWATVGVVVDWEDWNRLYRESGQLPEKDATPVGWEQWLRDADEQQIGYTTSFFYSPVLQRHVGMARVRPEHAAPGTKLLMETSLDHTTHLVAAETTKLPLFNPERKTSTPS, from the coding sequence TTGATCCGTACGACCCCCTTCCACGAGCGTCTCGTGGAGTTCAACGACCAGCACTTGTTCACTCATTGGCAAGGCACGCTGTCGCCCTTGCGCTACACCCATGCGCCCAAGCACGAATACTTCGCGGTGCGCAACAGCGTGGGCATCTTCGACACCTCGCCGCTGTTCAAATACCGCCTCACCGGCCCGGATGCCGCGGCCTTCCTGGCGGCAGTTGTCGTACGAGATCTCGCGACGCTCCAGGCCGGGCATGCCGCCTACACGTTGTGGTGTGACGAGCGTGGCTACGTGATGGAGGACGGCGTGGTGTTCCGCAAGGGCGACGAATACCTGCTCACCAGCGCGCGCCCGGCGTACGCCTGGTTAGAGGGCCACCGCAACGGTCGTCGAGTCGAGATCGAGGACGTCACCGACGAGTACGCCATGCTCGCCGTCCAGGGGCCACGCTCGCGCACGGTGCTGGAGTCGCTGATGCCGCAGGTCACGAAACTGGGCTACTTCGGGCTGGCCGAAGCCAAGATCGGCAAGGCCAAGGTGACCGTGTCTCGCACGGGCTACACCGGCGATCTGGGCTATGAGGTCACGGTGCACAAGGACGACGCCATCGCAGTCCTCGACGCGATTCTCGCCGCGGGTCAAGGTCACGGGCTGCGGCCCTTCGGCGAGGAGGCACTCAACATGCTGCGCATCGAGGCCGGCCTGCCTTTGGTCGACGTCGAGTGGCACGACAGCCGTACCGCCTGGAACGACAGCCAGCGGGTGACGCCTAAGGAACTCGGCCAGGGCTGGATGCTCAAGGGCGTACGCGACGGGTCGCGCCGATTTGTGGGCTCGGAAGCGATCCGCAGGGAACTCGTCGACGCCACGTCGCGCTGGGCCACCGTCGGCGTGGTCGTGGACTGGGAGGACTGGAACCGGCTCTATCGGGAGTCCGGTCAGTTGCCCGAGAAGGACGCCACGCCCGTCGGCTGGGAGCAGTGGTTGCGTGATGCCGATGAGCAACAGATCGGCTACACCACGAGTTTCTTCTACTCGCCGGTGCTGCAACGCCACGTCGGGATGGCACGCGTACGCCCCGAGCACGCCGCGCCCGGCACCAAGCTCCTGATGGAGACCAGCCTCGACCACACGACCCACCTGGTGGCAGCCGAGACCACGAAGCTGCCGCTGTTCAACCCCGAGCGGAAGACGAGCACCCCGTCATGA
- a CDS encoding DUF1206 domain-containing protein yields MNAGDQARTAARGATRNPWVTRGIRVGFVAYGLVHLMLGVLGLRLALGDRGENVSSTGALKELAQQPFGTALLWIIVVGMTVLVVWRIAEAVIGDEDEEGAKELGKRAASVAKAAIYGVLGFSAAKVATGSGGGGSSKKSMTATVMDWPAGQWLVALAGLGVIAYGAFQIYTGLSDKHAEKLAGEGRSGQAGNAYLLLGKIGYCAKGAALLAVGALFVWAGLTHEAGKSGGLDQALGRLLGQPFGPILVGAIGVGLACYGCFCFARARHLST; encoded by the coding sequence GTGAACGCTGGAGATCAAGCCCGGACCGCTGCTCGTGGCGCCACGCGCAACCCGTGGGTCACTCGCGGCATTCGCGTCGGCTTCGTGGCGTACGGGCTCGTTCATCTGATGCTCGGTGTGCTCGGCTTGCGCCTGGCATTGGGAGATCGAGGGGAGAACGTCTCCTCGACCGGGGCATTGAAGGAGCTCGCGCAGCAGCCGTTCGGCACCGCCCTGCTGTGGATCATCGTGGTGGGCATGACCGTGCTCGTCGTCTGGCGGATCGCAGAAGCGGTGATCGGCGACGAGGACGAGGAGGGGGCGAAAGAACTCGGCAAGCGGGCCGCCAGCGTCGCCAAGGCCGCGATCTACGGCGTGCTCGGCTTCTCGGCAGCGAAAGTCGCGACGGGTTCGGGCGGTGGTGGATCGAGCAAGAAATCGATGACCGCGACCGTGATGGACTGGCCTGCGGGACAGTGGTTGGTCGCGTTGGCCGGGTTGGGCGTGATCGCGTACGGCGCGTTCCAGATCTATACCGGGCTGAGCGACAAACACGCCGAGAAGTTGGCGGGCGAGGGCCGCTCGGGGCAGGCCGGGAACGCCTACCTGCTGCTCGGCAAGATCGGCTACTGCGCGAAGGGCGCGGCGTTGCTCGCGGTCGGTGCGTTGTTTGTCTGGGCCGGCCTGACCCACGAGGCGGGCAAGTCCGGCGGGCTGGACCAGGCGCTCGGTCGACTGCTCGGGCAGCCGTTCGGGCCGATCCTGGTCGGCGCGATCGGAGTGGGCCTGGCCTGCTATGGCTGCTTCTGCTTCGCGCGAGCCAGGCACCTGTCGACCTGA
- a CDS encoding amino acid ABC transporter permease has protein sequence MGDLWEKFQLASAKVPFRVKTGATWVVVFLILAFVGSKAGFDLAWMREKFPYILGGARYTIQIAVFGIILAVIFALLGALARLSRNPIAQGLAGLYVSFFRGTPLIVQMFLIYLALPRVGKNLVAEYPWLTDRFADALILDIAPAGILALGLNYGAYMTEIFRAGIQSVAGGQGEAADALGMTYGQKMRKVVLPQAFRVIIPPTGNEFIAMMKDTALVSFLGVTLAQAEVFRRAQLVGKADFKYLEALLAAAIIYWAMTIIFTFFQSRLEARIGRGYDRAHVDKAQGKTAGVPKGGEH, from the coding sequence GTGGGTGACCTGTGGGAGAAATTCCAACTCGCGTCGGCCAAGGTGCCGTTCCGGGTCAAGACGGGAGCGACCTGGGTCGTTGTCTTCCTGATCTTGGCGTTCGTCGGGTCCAAGGCAGGCTTCGACCTGGCGTGGATGAGGGAGAAATTCCCCTACATTCTCGGCGGTGCTCGATACACGATCCAGATCGCTGTCTTCGGCATCATTCTGGCCGTCATCTTTGCGCTGCTTGGCGCGTTGGCGCGGCTGTCGCGCAATCCGATCGCTCAAGGACTCGCGGGTCTCTATGTCTCGTTCTTCCGCGGCACGCCGCTGATCGTGCAGATGTTCTTGATCTACCTCGCGCTACCGCGCGTGGGGAAGAACCTTGTGGCGGAGTACCCCTGGCTCACGGACCGGTTCGCCGATGCGTTGATCCTGGACATCGCTCCGGCCGGAATCTTGGCGCTCGGGCTGAACTACGGGGCGTACATGACCGAGATCTTCCGCGCGGGCATCCAGTCGGTCGCCGGTGGTCAGGGAGAGGCGGCCGACGCGCTCGGGATGACGTACGGCCAGAAGATGCGCAAGGTCGTGCTGCCGCAGGCGTTCCGGGTCATTATTCCGCCCACTGGCAACGAGTTCATCGCGATGATGAAGGACACCGCGCTCGTGTCCTTCTTGGGTGTCACGTTGGCCCAGGCCGAAGTCTTCCGGCGAGCGCAACTGGTCGGCAAGGCGGACTTCAAGTACTTGGAGGCGCTTCTTGCTGCGGCGATCATCTACTGGGCGATGACGATCATCTTCACGTTCTTCCAGTCTCGCTTGGAGGCGCGGATCGGACGCGGATATGACCGAGCGCACGTGGACAAGGCGCAAGGCAAGACCGCTGGGGTCCCGAAGGGAGGCGAACACTGA
- a CDS encoding dihydroorotase, with amino-acid sequence MTAYLIKNVSILGGDPTNLLLRDGVVESIGETAAVDVETMDASGLIALPGLVDLHTHLREPGREDAETVFTGTQAAAMGGFTAVHAMANTDPVADTAGVVEQVWRLGREAGYADVYPIGAVTVGLGGEQLAELGAMADSAARVRVFSDDGKCVSDAVLMRRALEYVKAFDGVIAQHAQEPRLTEGAQMNEGELSGRLGLTGWPAVAEEAIIARDCLLAAHVGSRLHVCHLSTAGSVEIVRQAKEKGWNVTAEACPHHLLLTDELAATYDPIYKVNPPLRTAADVEAVRAGLADGTIDIVATDHAPHPHEDKDCEWAAAAFGMIGLETALSVVQETMVDTGLLDWAGVAERLSYAPARIGRVSDHGQPIEVGAPANVVLYDPSVRRVVDASASASLSRNTPYAGLELPGQVVATFLRGRPTVLDGKLT; translated from the coding sequence ATGACCGCCTATCTGATCAAGAACGTGTCAATCCTCGGGGGGGATCCGACCAATCTGTTGCTGCGCGATGGCGTCGTCGAGTCGATCGGGGAAACCGCAGCAGTTGACGTTGAGACCATGGACGCCAGCGGCCTGATCGCGTTGCCGGGCCTGGTCGACCTGCACACCCACCTACGCGAGCCTGGCCGCGAGGACGCCGAGACGGTTTTCACCGGCACCCAGGCTGCCGCGATGGGCGGCTTCACGGCCGTCCACGCGATGGCCAACACCGACCCGGTCGCCGACACCGCTGGAGTGGTGGAGCAGGTCTGGCGCCTTGGCCGCGAGGCCGGGTACGCCGACGTCTATCCGATCGGTGCGGTCACCGTCGGACTCGGCGGCGAGCAACTCGCCGAACTTGGGGCGATGGCCGACAGCGCGGCGCGCGTACGCGTGTTCTCCGACGACGGCAAGTGCGTCAGCGATGCCGTGCTGATGCGTCGCGCCCTGGAATACGTCAAGGCGTTCGACGGAGTCATCGCCCAGCACGCGCAGGAGCCGCGCCTCACCGAGGGCGCTCAGATGAACGAGGGCGAACTCTCCGGACGCCTCGGCCTGACCGGCTGGCCGGCCGTCGCAGAAGAGGCAATCATCGCGCGCGACTGCCTGCTCGCCGCGCATGTCGGCTCGCGGCTGCACGTATGCCACCTGTCGACCGCGGGCAGCGTCGAGATCGTGCGCCAGGCCAAAGAGAAGGGCTGGAACGTCACGGCCGAAGCCTGCCCGCACCACCTGCTGCTGACCGATGAGCTCGCGGCGACGTACGACCCGATCTACAAGGTCAACCCGCCTCTGCGCACGGCCGCCGATGTCGAGGCCGTACGAGCCGGGCTCGCCGATGGCACCATCGACATCGTCGCCACCGATCACGCACCGCACCCGCACGAGGACAAGGACTGCGAGTGGGCGGCGGCGGCGTTCGGGATGATCGGTCTGGAGACGGCGCTGTCGGTGGTCCAAGAGACGATGGTCGACACCGGGTTGCTGGACTGGGCAGGGGTCGCCGAGCGGTTGTCGTACGCTCCCGCGCGCATCGGGCGGGTGAGTGACCACGGACAACCGATCGAGGTCGGCGCGCCCGCCAACGTGGTGCTCTACGACCCGTCCGTACGCCGGGTGGTCGACGCGTCCGCGTCGGCATCGTTGTCGCGCAACACGCCGTACGCCGGCCTCGAACTCCCCGGCCAAGTGGTGGCGACCTTCCTGCGCGGACGGCCCACGGTGCTGGACGGCAAACTCACCTAA
- the nusB gene encoding transcription antitermination factor NusB has translation MAARHKARKRALDILYAAEMRGESPVLALERAIADGDAPHNPYTAVLVRGVATHAGEIDALLRERSRGWTLERMPAIDRNVLRIGTYEILFADDVPAAVAVSEAVVLVKELSTDESPAFVNGLLDAIATNPSVTTPTGDSALHD, from the coding sequence ATGGCAGCGCGTCACAAGGCCCGCAAGAGGGCCCTCGACATCCTCTACGCCGCCGAGATGCGTGGCGAGAGTCCGGTCCTGGCGTTGGAGCGCGCGATCGCGGACGGCGACGCGCCGCACAACCCCTACACGGCGGTTCTCGTACGCGGCGTCGCCACGCACGCCGGTGAGATCGATGCGTTGCTGCGCGAGCGCTCTCGCGGCTGGACCCTCGAACGCATGCCCGCGATCGATCGCAATGTGCTGCGGATCGGGACGTACGAGATCCTCTTCGCCGACGACGTTCCCGCCGCCGTGGCGGTGTCCGAGGCTGTAGTTCTGGTCAAGGAACTCTCGACCGACGAGTCACCCGCCTTCGTCAACGGTCTCCTCGACGCGATCGCGACCAACCCGTCGGTCACCACCCCAACAGGTGATAGCGCCCTCCACGACTGA
- the efp gene encoding elongation factor P, producing the protein MATTNDLKNGMVLRIDNGLWAVQEFQHVKPGKGPAFVRTKLKNVESGKIVDKTFNAGTKVETANVDRRTMQYSYHDGSNYVFMDTGTWEQVEISEAIVGDAKNFLLENNEAIVAANDGRVLFIELPASVEMTITFTEPGLAGDSATGRTKPATVETGHEIQVPLFINQGERVKVDTRDSSYLGRVKN; encoded by the coding sequence ATGGCAACCACGAACGACCTGAAGAACGGCATGGTTCTCCGCATCGACAACGGTCTGTGGGCCGTGCAGGAGTTCCAGCACGTCAAGCCCGGCAAGGGTCCGGCGTTCGTACGCACCAAACTCAAGAACGTCGAGTCCGGCAAGATCGTCGACAAGACCTTCAACGCGGGCACCAAGGTCGAGACGGCCAACGTCGATCGCCGCACGATGCAGTACAGCTATCACGACGGGTCCAACTACGTCTTCATGGACACCGGCACCTGGGAGCAGGTCGAGATCTCCGAGGCGATCGTCGGCGACGCGAAGAACTTCCTGCTGGAGAACAACGAGGCGATCGTGGCCGCCAACGACGGCCGCGTGCTCTTCATCGAACTTCCCGCCAGTGTCGAGATGACCATCACCTTCACCGAGCCCGGCCTCGCGGGTGACTCGGCCACCGGGCGTACGAAGCCCGCCACCGTGGAGACCGGCCACGAGATCCAGGTGCCGCTCTTCATCAACCAGGGCGAGCGCGTCAAGGTCGACACCCGCGACTCCTCCTACCTCGGTCGCGTCAAGAACTGA
- a CDS encoding transporter substrate-binding domain-containing protein, protein MRIRVLSTVILIATLGLTACGGDGSEEGKDSTKSSSDSTQSASEGYCADATDLLAEICDKGKITVSTDPAYPPQSSLNDQTGEYEGFDIDVATEIADRLGVDVAWEAPSWDVITAGGWNGRWDMTVGSMTPTNDRQKVLDFTQPYYYTPAVVVVGADSDVSDVTTDLDGKKVGVCSACTYDMFLQKKLDIKGFEFDFVVDDPEIAGYDTDTTALDDLANGRLDAVITSMTTAQGYIDAGNPVKIVGDPVFYEPLSAGFDKSATPSDKSLYEAVDEIVGEMHSDGTLTELSKKWYDGLDLSVQN, encoded by the coding sequence GTGCGAATCCGTGTGCTTTCTACCGTCATTCTTATTGCGACGCTGGGGCTGACCGCCTGTGGTGGCGATGGCTCTGAGGAAGGCAAGGACAGCACGAAGTCCTCGTCTGACTCGACCCAGTCTGCAAGCGAGGGCTACTGCGCCGACGCCACCGACCTGCTTGCGGAGATCTGCGACAAGGGCAAGATCACCGTCTCGACCGACCCGGCGTACCCGCCGCAGTCTTCGCTCAACGACCAGACCGGTGAATACGAGGGCTTCGACATCGACGTGGCTACCGAGATTGCCGATCGCCTCGGCGTCGACGTCGCGTGGGAGGCCCCGAGTTGGGATGTCATCACCGCAGGTGGCTGGAACGGCCGCTGGGACATGACCGTCGGCTCGATGACCCCGACCAACGACCGGCAGAAGGTGCTCGACTTCACCCAGCCGTACTACTACACGCCGGCGGTCGTGGTGGTGGGCGCCGACAGCGACGTGAGCGACGTGACCACGGACCTGGACGGCAAGAAGGTCGGCGTGTGCAGCGCCTGCACGTACGACATGTTCTTGCAGAAGAAGCTCGACATCAAGGGCTTCGAGTTCGACTTCGTGGTCGACGACCCCGAGATCGCGGGTTACGACACCGACACGACGGCGCTCGACGACCTCGCCAACGGCCGCCTCGACGCGGTGATCACCTCGATGACCACCGCACAGGGCTACATCGACGCTGGCAACCCGGTGAAGATCGTCGGAGACCCCGTCTTCTACGAGCCGCTTTCGGCCGGCTTCGACAAGAGCGCGACGCCGTCGGACAAGAGCCTGTACGAGGCAGTGGACGAGATCGTCGGCGAAATGCACTCTGACGGCACTCTCACCGAGCTGTCGAAGAAGTGGTACGACGGGCTCGACCTGTCCGTGCAGAACTGA
- a CDS encoding aromatic ring-hydroxylating dioxygenase subunit alpha: protein MTDLAVPTTASAIEQLRSQVPDSIGETGESAPVKMLPAMAYTSPEILDWERRHLFAGTWTCLGRVVDLLPSVGPNGKPVTQRAAVVGDISVLLVRGGEGVRMFANLCRHRGHELLQGEETSERASILCPYHAWTYNLDGSLRQAPGFRDVASFEPAEHGLVELPVNVWHGWIFGHALHPVDSPEVPSFETHIGDLEQIIAPYDPASLVLADRHSYEVAANWKVIAENYHECYHCPLIHPELCAVSPPDSGDNYHHLSGAWIGGAMVLRDGAESMTLTGELAATPLPDVDPERVEYVHVLPNLLISPHPDYIMTHRLVPLSPDNTWIECSWYALPNADGSTPDAARAVEFWDLTNKQDFGACESVQRGLASPHFVPGPFAPNEDAVSDLVAMLGQAYVTGRLV from the coding sequence ATGACCGACCTCGCCGTTCCCACCACCGCTTCGGCCATCGAGCAGTTGCGCTCCCAGGTGCCGGACTCGATCGGAGAAACCGGGGAGTCGGCGCCGGTGAAGATGTTGCCCGCGATGGCGTACACCTCGCCGGAGATCCTCGACTGGGAACGCCGCCACCTCTTCGCAGGCACCTGGACCTGCCTTGGACGTGTCGTGGACTTGTTGCCCTCCGTAGGCCCGAACGGCAAGCCGGTCACGCAGCGCGCAGCCGTCGTGGGCGACATCTCTGTGCTGCTCGTGCGCGGCGGGGAGGGCGTACGCATGTTCGCCAACCTGTGCCGCCACCGAGGTCACGAGTTGTTGCAGGGCGAGGAGACCTCCGAGCGAGCGTCGATCCTGTGCCCGTATCACGCGTGGACCTACAACCTCGACGGTTCGCTGCGCCAGGCGCCCGGTTTCCGGGACGTCGCCAGTTTCGAACCGGCCGAGCATGGACTCGTCGAGTTGCCGGTGAACGTGTGGCACGGCTGGATCTTCGGACACGCGCTGCATCCGGTCGACTCGCCAGAAGTGCCGTCGTTCGAGACTCACATCGGTGACCTAGAGCAGATCATCGCGCCGTACGACCCGGCATCGCTTGTGCTCGCGGATCGGCACTCGTACGAAGTCGCAGCGAACTGGAAGGTGATCGCGGAGAACTACCACGAGTGCTATCACTGCCCGCTGATCCACCCGGAACTGTGCGCGGTGAGTCCCCCGGACTCCGGCGACAACTACCACCACCTCTCGGGTGCGTGGATCGGCGGCGCGATGGTGCTGCGCGACGGTGCCGAGTCGATGACATTGACCGGCGAACTGGCCGCGACTCCCCTTCCCGATGTCGACCCGGAGCGGGTCGAGTACGTCCACGTGCTGCCCAACCTGCTGATCTCGCCGCACCCCGACTACATCATGACCCACCGCCTGGTGCCGCTGTCGCCGGACAACACCTGGATCGAGTGCTCGTGGTACGCCCTGCCCAACGCCGACGGGTCCACCCCGGACGCCGCGCGTGCCGTGGAATTCTGGGACCTGACCAACAAGCAGGATTTCGGCGCGTGTGAGTCGGTGCAGCGCGGACTGGCCTCGCCGCACTTCGTCCCCGGCCCGTTCGCCCCGAACGAGGATGCAGTCTCGGACCTGGTCGCGATGCTCGGCCAGGCGTACGTCACCGGCCGCCTGGTCTGA
- a CDS encoding type II 3-dehydroquinate dehydratase: MRVLVLNGPNLGRLGRRQPEIYGTTTHAELTEKCVEWGRDLGLDVEVRQTNHEGELLDWLNTAADERTPVILNAGAWTHYSLALYDACAQLEAPLIEVHISDPKQRPEEFRHTSYVEPHAVRTIAGRGIDGYRLALESLTGHKSTREIR; encoded by the coding sequence GTGAGGGTGCTGGTGCTCAACGGACCCAATCTGGGCCGACTGGGGCGACGACAGCCCGAGATCTACGGCACCACCACCCACGCCGAACTCACCGAGAAGTGCGTGGAGTGGGGCCGCGACCTGGGTCTCGACGTCGAGGTGCGGCAGACCAACCACGAGGGCGAACTCCTCGACTGGCTCAACACCGCAGCGGACGAACGTACGCCCGTCATCCTCAACGCGGGCGCCTGGACGCACTATTCGCTCGCGCTGTACGACGCCTGCGCGCAGCTCGAAGCGCCGCTGATCGAGGTGCACATCTCCGACCCCAAGCAGCGGCCCGAGGAGTTCCGGCACACGTCGTACGTCGAGCCGCACGCGGTCCGCACGATCGCCGGACGGGGGATCGACGGCTACCGGCTCGCGCTCGAATCCCTGACCGGGCACAAAAGCACGCGTGAAATCCGCTGA
- the pyrR gene encoding bifunctional pyr operon transcriptional regulator/uracil phosphoribosyltransferase PyrR, translating to MTSASRPEPEQSLEGGARVVLSADDITRALTRIAHEILERNRGAGDLVLLGIPSRGVPLAQRIAAKLAHVEGVEVPVGSLDITLYRDDLRLKPARALLPTDIPPGGIDDKTVVLVDDVLFSGRTIRAALDALNDVGRPAKVQLAVLVDRGHRELPIRADFVGKNLPTSLVERVSVRLDGVDAEDAVTIEGLGGAR from the coding sequence GTGACTTCTGCCTCCCGTCCCGAGCCCGAGCAGTCCCTTGAGGGCGGCGCTCGCGTCGTACTCTCCGCCGACGACATCACCCGGGCGCTCACCCGGATCGCGCACGAGATCCTCGAGCGCAACCGCGGCGCCGGCGATCTCGTCCTGTTGGGCATCCCCAGCCGCGGGGTGCCGTTGGCGCAGCGGATCGCTGCCAAGTTGGCGCATGTCGAAGGCGTCGAGGTGCCGGTCGGTTCGCTCGACATCACGCTCTATCGCGACGACCTGCGGCTGAAGCCGGCTCGCGCTTTGCTGCCCACCGATATTCCGCCGGGCGGCATCGATGACAAGACGGTCGTCCTCGTCGACGACGTGCTGTTCTCCGGTCGTACGATCCGCGCGGCACTCGACGCGCTCAACGACGTGGGACGCCCGGCCAAGGTGCAGTTGGCGGTCCTGGTCGACCGCGGCCACCGCGAACTGCCGATTCGCGCCGACTTCGTGGGCAAGAATCTGCCGACCTCCTTGGTCGAGCGAGTGTCCGTACGCCTCGACGGCGTCGACGCCGAAGACGCGGTCACCATCGAGGGACTGGGAGGTGCGCGATGA
- a CDS encoding tellurite resistance/C4-dicarboxylate transporter family protein, protein MTSLGGRIDVGVRGLTPGNFALVMATGIISVGLQLVGVRWLSQILVVVAAVALGLLLILTMWRLVAHRDAVVADFLDPRRAFGFFTTIAGMNVVGVRLAMEGYPTLTAILLAAAGCLWLVLGYVIPWTAVLGPHRRPIIAAANGTWFIWVVASQSVAISAATLELVYEPARRVLAIVAVFSWSVGVFLYAAAGVFVAARMMLYDFGPRDLTPPYWVAMGAAAITVLAGARIVEMADAPMVTATRGLIAGASVMFWAFATWLIPALVAAGWWRHRTHGIPLTYEATLWSIIFPLGMYAVAGIYLGEADHLPIVGAIGSAWIWLAFAAWAVTMAATLAHLVHTVLLPGSVPPPQSGEPTESRLR, encoded by the coding sequence ATGACCAGCCTCGGCGGCAGGATCGATGTGGGCGTACGCGGGCTGACGCCCGGCAACTTCGCGCTGGTGATGGCGACCGGGATCATCTCGGTGGGTCTGCAATTGGTCGGGGTGCGCTGGTTGTCCCAGATCCTCGTCGTGGTGGCGGCCGTGGCGCTGGGCCTCCTGCTCATCCTGACGATGTGGCGCTTGGTGGCGCACCGAGATGCCGTGGTTGCCGACTTCTTGGATCCGCGTCGAGCCTTCGGATTCTTCACCACCATCGCGGGCATGAACGTCGTCGGCGTACGCCTTGCTATGGAGGGTTATCCGACACTCACCGCGATCCTGCTCGCCGCCGCCGGGTGTCTGTGGCTGGTGCTGGGGTACGTCATCCCGTGGACGGCAGTGCTCGGACCCCACCGTCGTCCGATCATCGCGGCGGCCAACGGCACGTGGTTCATCTGGGTGGTCGCCAGCCAGTCGGTGGCCATCTCGGCCGCGACCTTGGAGTTGGTGTACGAGCCCGCAAGACGCGTGCTGGCGATCGTCGCCGTCTTCTCGTGGTCGGTCGGGGTGTTCCTCTATGCCGCGGCCGGAGTGTTCGTCGCGGCGCGGATGATGCTCTACGACTTCGGGCCCCGAGATCTGACACCGCCCTACTGGGTGGCGATGGGAGCAGCGGCGATCACAGTGCTGGCTGGGGCTCGGATCGTCGAGATGGCTGACGCGCCGATGGTGACCGCGACGCGTGGGTTGATCGCCGGCGCGTCGGTGATGTTCTGGGCGTTCGCGACCTGGCTGATCCCGGCATTGGTTGCGGCCGGGTGGTGGCGGCACCGTACGCACGGGATTCCGCTCACGTACGAAGCCACTCTCTGGTCGATCATCTTCCCTCTTGGGATGTACGCCGTGGCGGGCATCTATCTCGGCGAGGCCGATCACTTGCCGATCGTCGGGGCCATCGGCAGCGCGTGGATCTGGCTGGCCTTTGCTGCGTGGGCGGTGACGATGGCAGCGACGTTGGCGCACCTCGTACACACGGTCTTGCTGCCCGGGTCGGTGCCGCCACCGCAATCCGGCGAGCCGACCGAGTCACGATTGCGTTAA